A window from Tenacibaculum singaporense encodes these proteins:
- a CDS encoding F0F1 ATP synthase subunit B: protein MDQLINDFSPGLFAMQALILVILLVLLFKFAWKPIMAALTEREEGIQNALDQAENARKEMQNLQADNERLLKEARAERDAMMKEAREIKDKIIADAKQEAEEQTTTMVENAKATIKQEQQAAIAELKKKVGDLSIEIAQKVVRKELASQDDQLKLVEGMLEEVTLN from the coding sequence ATGGATCAGTTAATAAATGATTTTTCTCCAGGGCTATTTGCTATGCAAGCATTAATATTAGTAATCTTACTAGTTTTATTGTTCAAGTTTGCATGGAAACCAATTATGGCTGCTTTAACAGAACGTGAAGAAGGTATTCAAAATGCATTAGATCAGGCAGAAAATGCTCGTAAAGAAATGCAAAATTTACAAGCTGATAACGAGCGTTTATTAAAAGAAGCAAGAGCTGAGAGAGATGCAATGATGAAAGAAGCTCGTGAAATTAAAGATAAAATCATTGCTGATGCAAAGCAAGAAGCTGAAGAGCAAACTACTACTATGGTAGAAAACGCTAAAGCTACTATTAAGCAAGAGCAACAAGCAGCAATCGCTGAGTTAAAGAAGAAAGTAGGAGATTTATCTATTGAAATAGCTCAAAAGGTTGTAAGAAAAGAATTAGCTTCACAAGATGATCAATTAAAGCTTGTGGAAGGAATGTTAGAAGAGGTTACTTTAAACTAA
- the atpH gene encoding ATP synthase F1 subunit delta has protein sequence MKESRAALRYAKAILNLAKESGNETLVNDNMKLIVDTIAESADLDVMLKSPVIKAADKRKVLNALFGDKLDNIVKGLFNLLEENKRMVMLEPIAKQYAVIYDYHKNMKVARVTTAVALTKELEDKIQAKIVALTGNNASIENIVNPDILGGFILRVGDVQYDASISSQFNELRREFDNGHYIPKI, from the coding sequence ATGAAAGAATCAAGAGCAGCATTACGTTACGCAAAAGCAATTTTAAACTTAGCTAAAGAATCAGGAAATGAAACTTTAGTAAACGATAACATGAAGTTAATCGTTGATACAATTGCTGAAAGCGCTGATTTAGATGTTATGCTTAAAAGTCCTGTAATCAAAGCTGCAGATAAGCGTAAAGTTTTAAATGCACTTTTTGGTGATAAACTAGATAACATCGTAAAAGGGTTGTTTAACTTATTAGAGGAAAATAAGCGTATGGTAATGTTAGAGCCTATTGCTAAGCAATATGCTGTTATATACGATTACCACAAGAACATGAAAGTTGCTAGAGTTACTACAGCAGTAGCTTTAACAAAAGAGTTAGAAGATAAAATACAAGCTAAAATTGTAGCCCTTACAGGAAACAATGCAAGTATTGAGAATATAGTAAATCCTGATATTTTAGGAGGATTTATCTTACGAGTTGGAGATGTGCAGTACGATGCAAGCATCTCTAGCCAATTTAATGAGTTAAGGAGAGAGTTTGACAACGGTCATTACATTCCAAAAATTTAA
- the atpA gene encoding F0F1 ATP synthase subunit alpha: protein MAAIKPAEVSAILKEQLTNFESKASLNEVGTVLQVGDGIARVYGLSNVQYGELVEFDNGLEGIVLNLEEDNAGVVLLGASTSVREGSTVKRTERIASLKAGEGIVGRVVNTLGQPIDGKGPIEGETFEMPLERKAPGVIFREPVTEPMQTGIKSIDAMIPVGRGQRELIIGDRQTGKSTVAIDTILNQKEFYDAGQPVYCIYVAIGQKASTVAAIANMLEEKGALAYTTIVAANASDPAPMQVYAPFAGAAIGEYFRDTGRPALIVYDDLSKQAVAYREVSLLLRRPPGREAYPGDVFYLHSRLLERAAKVIADDSIAKDMNDLPESLKSKVKGGGSLTALPIIETQAGDVSAYIPTNVISITDGQIFLESDLFNSGVRPAINVGISVSRVGGSAQIKSMKKVSGTLKLDQAQYRELEAFAKFGSDLDAATLNVIEKGKRNVEILKQAQNDPYTVEDQVAIIYAGSKNLLKDVPVNKVKEFEKDYLEYLNAKHRDTLDTLKAGKLTDEVIDTLRDAAKEISAKFSA from the coding sequence ATGGCAGCAATTAAACCAGCTGAAGTATCAGCAATTTTAAAGGAACAATTAACAAATTTTGAGTCTAAGGCTTCATTAAATGAAGTAGGGACAGTATTACAAGTAGGTGATGGTATTGCACGTGTTTATGGATTATCTAACGTACAATACGGAGAATTAGTAGAATTCGATAACGGATTAGAAGGTATCGTATTAAACTTAGAAGAGGATAATGCAGGTGTTGTATTATTAGGAGCTTCTACTTCAGTAAGAGAAGGATCTACTGTAAAACGTACAGAAAGAATTGCTTCTTTAAAAGCTGGAGAAGGAATTGTAGGACGTGTTGTTAACACTTTAGGGCAACCAATCGATGGTAAAGGACCAATCGAAGGTGAAACTTTTGAAATGCCTTTAGAGCGTAAAGCACCAGGAGTTATCTTCCGTGAGCCTGTAACTGAGCCAATGCAAACAGGTATCAAATCTATCGATGCAATGATTCCAGTAGGACGTGGTCAACGTGAGTTAATCATTGGAGACCGTCAAACAGGTAAATCAACTGTTGCTATTGATACGATCTTAAATCAAAAAGAATTTTATGATGCAGGACAACCAGTTTACTGTATCTACGTAGCTATCGGTCAAAAAGCTTCAACAGTAGCAGCTATTGCTAACATGTTAGAAGAAAAAGGTGCGTTAGCATATACAACTATTGTTGCTGCAAATGCATCTGATCCTGCACCTATGCAGGTATATGCACCATTTGCAGGAGCTGCAATTGGAGAATATTTCCGTGATACTGGTAGACCAGCTTTAATTGTTTATGATGATTTATCTAAGCAAGCAGTAGCTTACCGTGAGGTGTCTTTATTATTAAGAAGACCACCAGGACGTGAGGCTTACCCAGGGGATGTATTCTACTTACACTCAAGATTATTAGAACGTGCTGCTAAGGTAATTGCTGATGATTCTATTGCAAAAGATATGAATGATTTACCAGAATCATTAAAATCTAAAGTAAAAGGAGGAGGATCTTTAACTGCATTACCAATTATTGAAACTCAAGCAGGAGACGTTTCAGCATATATTCCAACAAACGTAATTTCGATTACTGATGGTCAGATTTTCTTAGAGTCTGATTTATTCAACTCAGGGGTTCGTCCAGCGATTAACGTAGGTATCTCTGTATCACGTGTAGGAGGTTCGGCTCAGATTAAATCAATGAAGAAAGTATCTGGTACATTAAAGTTAGATCAAGCTCAGTACCGTGAATTAGAAGCATTCGCTAAGTTTGGTTCTGATTTAGATGCTGCAACTTTAAATGTAATTGAAAAGGGTAAGCGTAACGTAGAGATCTTAAAGCAAGCGCAAAACGATCCTTATACTGTAGAAGATCAGGTAGCTATTATTTATGCAGGTTCTAAGAACTTGTTAAAAGATGTGCCTGTAAACAAGGTAAAAGAATTTGAAAAAGATTATTTAGAGTACTTAAACGCGAAGCATAGAGATACTTTAGATACTTTAAAAGCAGGAAAATTAACTGATGAAGTAATTGATACTTTAAGAGACGCTGCTAAAGAAATTTCAGCTAAATTTTCAGCTTAA
- the atpG gene encoding ATP synthase F1 subunit gamma, which yields MANLKEIRNRITSIKSTMQITSAMKMVSAAKLKKAQDAITAMRPYSSKLTELLQSLSATLDSDAGGVYSTEREVNKVLLVTITSNRGLCGGFNSSIIKETVKTINEKYNNAAVELLTIGKKGDDILSKEYTVIENRNDVFDDLTFDNVAVIAEQLMNLFVDGSYDKIEIIYNRFKNAATQIPQVEQFLPIQPVEGESNANSDYIFEPSKEEIILELIPKSLKTQLYKAIRDSFAAEHGARMTAMHKATDNATELRDELLLTYNKARQAAITNEILEIVGGAEALNN from the coding sequence ATGGCAAACTTAAAAGAAATACGTAATAGAATTACTTCGATTAAATCAACAATGCAGATTACTTCTGCCATGAAAATGGTATCGGCTGCAAAGTTGAAAAAAGCTCAAGATGCAATTACAGCAATGCGTCCGTATTCATCTAAGCTTACCGAATTATTACAAAGCTTAAGTGCTACATTAGATAGCGATGCAGGTGGAGTATATTCAACAGAAAGAGAGGTAAATAAAGTATTGTTAGTTACTATAACTTCAAACAGAGGTTTATGTGGAGGTTTTAACTCATCTATAATCAAAGAAACAGTTAAAACAATCAACGAAAAATATAACAATGCAGCTGTTGAATTATTAACAATTGGTAAAAAAGGAGACGATATTTTATCAAAAGAGTACACAGTAATTGAAAACAGAAATGATGTTTTTGACGACTTAACTTTTGATAATGTTGCTGTAATTGCAGAGCAGTTAATGAATTTATTTGTAGATGGTTCTTATGATAAAATTGAAATCATTTATAACAGATTTAAAAACGCAGCTACTCAAATTCCACAAGTAGAGCAATTCTTACCAATTCAACCTGTAGAAGGAGAATCAAATGCTAATTCAGATTACATTTTTGAACCTTCTAAAGAAGAAATTATTTTAGAGTTAATTCCTAAGTCATTAAAAACGCAATTATACAAAGCAATTCGTGATTCATTTGCTGCCGAACACGGTGCTCGTATGACTGCAATGCACAAAGCAACTGATAATGCTACGGAATTACGTGATGAGTTATTATTAACATACAACAAAGCACGTCAAGCTGCTATTACAAATGAAATTTTAGAAATCGTTGGTGGAGCAGAAGCTTTAAATAACTAA